CGCGGCAGAGCACTCATCAGCAGCCATCTATGAATCGCTATTTACCGGGTCAGATGATGAATTAAGCAGTTATTATCCGTTACTCGCCACCTCTATTACTTATTCCGATCAGTACCAATGGGCGGAGGTCACCTTAAATCCAGCCGCCTATTTTAGTGATGGGGTACCATTAACCGCTGATGATGTTGAATTTACCTTCGACAAAATGATGACCGAAGGGGCATCACAATACCGCGTTTATTATAAAGGCGTTAAAGTAAAAGCGCTGGATAAATACCGTGTCAGATTTGAATTACCCGTAGCCAACCGCGAACAGTTGCTGTCGTTTGTCGGTAATTTTAGCGTGTTCCCTCGGCATTTTTGGCAAAATAAAAACCTAGCTGAGCCATTAGCAACGCCGCCCATCGGTAGTGCACCTTATATAATAGGTGAGTATAAACTCGGCCAGTATGCGGTTTATCAAAGAGATAACAATTATTGGGGCAACCATTTAGCCGTCAATCAGGGGCGTAACAATTTTGACGCGCAAAGAATTGATTATTTTTTAGATGATAGTATCGCATTAGAAGCGTTTAAAGCGGGTGAATATGATTTCCGAGCTGAGGAGCAGCCCAAAAATTGGTTTACGCAATACCAAGGCAAGCCATTTGATAATCATTTTATTATTAAAAAGCAAGATGATATGACTACGGCGGTCAATACCCGCTGGTTAGCCTTTAATATTGAGCGACCGATTTTTAATGATATTCGCGTTAGAAAAGCGCTAACCTTAGCATTTGATTTTGCTTGGCTTAACCATGCATTTTATTATGATAGCTATAAGCAACCGATGAGCTTTTTTGAAAATACCCCTTATGCCGCACAAGGCGAACCAAGCGAGCAGGAACTGAAGTGGTTACGACCATTTGCGGCGATTATTCCCAAAGCGGTGTTTGGCGAAGCTTATCATCTTCCAGCAAGTGACGGTAATGGCTTTAATCGGCCAAATTTATTAGCGGCAAAAGAATTATTAGCCCAGGCGGGCTGGGTGGTTGATGGTAATCAATTAATCAATGAGCAAACCGGTGAGCCTTTTGAGTTTGAATTACTGGCCTATATGGGCTCGGATCTTAAATATGCCATCCCTTATCAGCAGAGTCTGGCTAAATTAGGCATCAATATGACCATTACCACCGTCGATTATGCACAAGCTACCCGCCGGTTACGTCAGCGTGATTATGATATGGTGCCAAGGCTTTATGATGCTCACTTTTACCCTTCATCGGCATTAATCATCGAGTGGGGCTCTGCCTATCTTGATTCGTCATGGAACTCGTCGGGTTTGCACAACTCTGCGATTGATTTTTTAATTGCGCAAATTCCTAATTATCTCGATGACCAAGCAAATTTACAGGCGCTGGGCAGGGCATTAGATCGCGTTTTAACGCAAGAATACCCGATGATCCCGATGTGGTACCCGCGTTATACTTACTATGCTTACTGGGATAAGTTTAGACAACCAGCCGTTAAGCCGCTTTATGCTATCGGATTAAATAATTGGTGGTATGATGCCGACAGTGCCGCTAAACTGCCTAACCACCATGAGTAGCAAGGAGACGATATTATGCTAAGTTATTTTATTCGCCGATTATTACTCATTATTCCAACGCTATTAATTATTTTAACTATCAATTTTTTTATTGTGCAGATAGCGCCAGGCGGTCCAGTTGATCAGGCAATTGCAACACTTGAAAATGCAAACCAAGCGGGACAAAGTTTGCTACCGGGTAGTGCAGTGCAATCCTCTTTGAATCATCATCAGTTGTATCGCGGTGCACGAGGGCTGGATCCACAAATCGTGGCCGAGATAGAGAAACAATATGGTTTTGATCAGCCAATATGGCAGCGCTATATCGGTACGATTAAAAATTTTATCGCGTTTGATTTTGGTAATAGTTTTTTTAAAAGTGAATCGGTGATTGGCTTAATTATTAAAAGTTTGCCGGTTTCGATTTCATTAGGGCTATGGAGCACACTGCTGGTTTATGCTATCTCGATCCCGCTAGGGATCCGTAAAGCGGTTAAAGATGGCTCTAAGTTCGACTTTTGGTCAAGCGTGGTGATTATTGTCGGTTACGCGATCCCAGCATTTTTATTGGCGGTTTTGTTAATTGTGTTATTTGCCGGTGGCAGTTATTTTACTCTTTTCCCTCTGCGTGGGTTGATATCGGCTAATTTTGAGCAACTCAGTATTTGGGGCAAAATATGCGACTATTTTTGGCATATCTGTTTACCGACCATTGCCATTGTAGTGAGTGGTTTTGCTTCGCTGACGATGCTAACCAAAAACTCATTTTTAGACGAAATTCGCAAACAGTATGTGGTAACCGCTAGAGCCAAGGGGCTCGACGAGCGGCAAATTTTATACCGACACATCTTTCGTAATGCCACGTTACTGATTGTATCTGGTTTTCCGGCGGCTTTTGTCGGGATTTTATTTACTGGCGCGCTGCTTATTGAGATTATTTTTTCACTCAATGGGCTCGGTTTACTCGGCTATGAAGCCATTATCCAACGCGATTATCCGGTGATTTTTGGCTCACTGTATATTTTTACCTTAATTGGTTTAATCACAAAGTTAATGAGTGATTTAACCTATATGCTAATCGATCCGCGTATTGATTTTGAGGCGCGCTAATATGACGACAACAATAACAACTAATCAGCCATCTAAGCCACTATCCATCAATCAGCTACGTATCAAGCGTTTTAAACAAAATAAGCGCGGCTATATCTCATTATGGATTTTTATTAGCTGCTTTATCTTTAGTTTATTTGCGAATGTTATTATTAATAACAAACCGATTATGCTGCAATATCACGGTGAGCTTTATTTCCCGATTATAAAAGAGTATCCAGAAACTGATTTTGGTGGTGATTTTAATACTACCACCAATTATTTAGATCCAGCCATTGAACAAACAATCAGCCAAGACGGCTTTATTATTTGGCCGCCGTTTCGTTATAGCTATAACACGCTAATTTATAATACCGCGAGCACCTTTCCCACTCCGCCGTCATCCGATCATTGGCTTGGGACCACCGATGCCGGTTTTGATGTGTTTGCCAATATTGTCTATGGTTTTCGGATTTCGATGTTTTTTGCCATTTTATTGACGCTAATCACCTCAATGATTGGTATCTTTATCGGTGCGCTACAAGGTTATTATGGTGGTAAAGTGGATTTGTTGGGGCAGCGGTTTATTGAGATCTGGAGTGGATTGCCAGTTTTATTTGTCATCATTTTATTATCGAGTATTATGCCGCTTAATTTTTGGTGGTTACTTGTTATTACCGTGATATTCGGGTGGATGGGCTTAGTAAGTGTGGTTCGCGCCGAATTCTTACGTACCCGTAATTTTGATTATATTCGCGCCGCTAGAGCATTAGGGGTGAGTGACCGTAAAATTATGTTTAAACACATCTTGCCTAATGCGATGGTGGCAACCTTGACCTTTTTACCATTTATCCTTTGTGGTTCGATTACGACATTAACATCGCTGGACTTTTTAGGCTTTGGTTTACCGCTCGATTCGCCGTCATTAGGGCGGCTGCTATTACAAGGTAAAAATAATCTCCAAGCTCCTTGGCTTGGTATTACCGCATTTATCGTTATTGCCACACTGCTCTCGTTGTTGATATTTATTGGTGAGGCAGTTCGAGATGCATTCGATCCAAATAAAGGGGGTGTAAGATGAGTACACCTTTATTATCGATTAATGATTTAAGTATTCAATTTAAACAGTCGCAAGGTGTGATATCCGTCGTTGATCACATTAACTTTGCGATTAACGAGACGGAAACGCTGGCATTAGTGGGTGAATCAGGCAGTGGTAAATCGGTAACGGCCTTGTCCATTTTAGGTTTACTTTCGCCACAGCAAACCGTATATCCAAATGGTGAGATCCGGTTTGCTGACCGTGATTTGCTCAAAGCCGATGAAGCTACATTAAGGCAGATTCGCGGTAATCAAATTAGCATGATATTTCAAGAGCCGATGGTTTCACTTAATCCTCTGCATACCGTTGAAAAACAACTTTATGAAGTGCTCTCTTTGCATCGCGGGATGGCGAGAAATCAGGCAAGATCTGAGATTATTGACTATTTAACTCGGGTTGGTATTAAAAATGCTAAGCAGCGATTAAATAGTTATCCCCATCAGTTGTCGGGTGGTGAACGGCAACGGGTAATGATTGCGATGGCTATCTTGACTCAGCCTAAATTATTAATTGCTGATGAGCCCACAACGGCGCTCGATGTTTCAGTTCAGGCGCAAATTATTCAGCTGCTGAAAGAGCTGAAAAATGAATTGAAGATG
The genomic region above belongs to Orbaceae bacterium lpD02 and contains:
- a CDS encoding microcin C ABC transporter permease, with product MTTTITTNQPSKPLSINQLRIKRFKQNKRGYISLWIFISCFIFSLFANVIINNKPIMLQYHGELYFPIIKEYPETDFGGDFNTTTNYLDPAIEQTISQDGFIIWPPFRYSYNTLIYNTASTFPTPPSSDHWLGTTDAGFDVFANIVYGFRISMFFAILLTLITSMIGIFIGALQGYYGGKVDLLGQRFIEIWSGLPVLFVIILLSSIMPLNFWWLLVITVIFGWMGLVSVVRAEFLRTRNFDYIRAARALGVSDRKIMFKHILPNAMVATLTFLPFILCGSITTLTSLDFLGFGLPLDSPSLGRLLLQGKNNLQAPWLGITAFIVIATLLSLLIFIGEAVRDAFDPNKGGVR
- a CDS encoding extracellular solute-binding protein encodes the protein MFNRLTTILQSLVLLGLFNGLYSSFALANDTQQVDVTPLSAISIDAVANDPSVDGLSTEHEVTASQTPIALHPAEKIITSTAFALIGKPKYPHDFAHFDYVNPNAPKGGTLKLAEIGSYDNFNRFASRGAAEHSSAAIYESLFTGSDDELSSYYPLLATSITYSDQYQWAEVTLNPAAYFSDGVPLTADDVEFTFDKMMTEGASQYRVYYKGVKVKALDKYRVRFELPVANREQLLSFVGNFSVFPRHFWQNKNLAEPLATPPIGSAPYIIGEYKLGQYAVYQRDNNYWGNHLAVNQGRNNFDAQRIDYFLDDSIALEAFKAGEYDFRAEEQPKNWFTQYQGKPFDNHFIIKKQDDMTTAVNTRWLAFNIERPIFNDIRVRKALTLAFDFAWLNHAFYYDSYKQPMSFFENTPYAAQGEPSEQELKWLRPFAAIIPKAVFGEAYHLPASDGNGFNRPNLLAAKELLAQAGWVVDGNQLINEQTGEPFEFELLAYMGSDLKYAIPYQQSLAKLGINMTITTVDYAQATRRLRQRDYDMVPRLYDAHFYPSSALIIEWGSAYLDSSWNSSGLHNSAIDFLIAQIPNYLDDQANLQALGRALDRVLTQEYPMIPMWYPRYTYYAYWDKFRQPAVKPLYAIGLNNWWYDADSAAKLPNHHE
- the yejB gene encoding microcin C ABC transporter permease YejB, with amino-acid sequence MLSYFIRRLLLIIPTLLIILTINFFIVQIAPGGPVDQAIATLENANQAGQSLLPGSAVQSSLNHHQLYRGARGLDPQIVAEIEKQYGFDQPIWQRYIGTIKNFIAFDFGNSFFKSESVIGLIIKSLPVSISLGLWSTLLVYAISIPLGIRKAVKDGSKFDFWSSVVIIVGYAIPAFLLAVLLIVLFAGGSYFTLFPLRGLISANFEQLSIWGKICDYFWHICLPTIAIVVSGFASLTMLTKNSFLDEIRKQYVVTARAKGLDERQILYRHIFRNATLLIVSGFPAAFVGILFTGALLIEIIFSLNGLGLLGYEAIIQRDYPVIFGSLYIFTLIGLITKLMSDLTYMLIDPRIDFEAR